A portion of the Clostridiales bacterium genome contains these proteins:
- a CDS encoding class I SAM-dependent rRNA methyltransferase, with the protein MAKVIIGKGKQKMLEKGHPWVYKNEVKEISGDYEPGDIVEVEDYRGKFIGKGYINPKSQILVRIMTRHRDEEIDEEFFRKRITDAWEYRKVVTDTNACRVVYGEADFLPALIVDKFGDYLVIQTLALGMEKYKDIIVKVLNEVIKPKGIYERNDVPVRELEGLEMKKGFLSNPFDTMVKIVENGINLYVDVENGQKTGYYLDQKENRAAIKNIVNDKKVLDCFCHTGSFSIHAGCYGARDVLGIDISEHAIEFARKNAALNNVQDICKFETANAFDKLREFYDSGEKFDVVILDPPAFTKTRAAVKSACRGYKEINLRAMKIIKSGGFLVTASCSQHVPPDLFMKIIADAGHDAKKTLRQVEYRTQAKDHPILLSSAETYYLKFLILQVI; encoded by the coding sequence ATGGCAAAAGTTATAATAGGCAAAGGAAAACAGAAAATGCTTGAGAAGGGTCACCCGTGGGTATATAAAAATGAAGTAAAAGAAATTTCAGGAGATTATGAACCGGGCGATATAGTAGAAGTTGAAGACTATAGAGGTAAATTTATCGGAAAAGGATACATAAATCCCAAAAGCCAGATACTTGTCAGGATTATGACAAGACACAGGGATGAAGAAATAGACGAGGAATTTTTCAGAAAAAGGATAACCGACGCGTGGGAATACAGAAAAGTAGTAACCGATACAAATGCCTGCAGGGTAGTTTACGGGGAAGCTGATTTTTTACCGGCGCTCATAGTTGACAAGTTCGGTGATTACCTTGTAATACAGACTCTTGCCCTCGGCATGGAAAAATATAAGGACATTATTGTTAAGGTATTGAATGAGGTCATAAAGCCAAAAGGCATATATGAAAGAAACGATGTTCCCGTAAGGGAACTTGAAGGTCTCGAGATGAAAAAGGGATTTTTATCAAACCCTTTTGACACAATGGTCAAGATAGTTGAAAACGGAATAAATCTCTATGTGGATGTCGAAAATGGGCAGAAAACAGGATATTATTTGGACCAAAAGGAAAACAGGGCAGCGATTAAGAATATCGTAAATGATAAAAAGGTACTGGATTGTTTCTGCCATACAGGATCGTTTTCGATTCATGCAGGCTGCTACGGAGCAAGGGATGTCCTAGGAATCGATATTTCCGAACACGCTATAGAATTTGCAAGAAAGAATGCCGCTCTTAATAACGTTCAGGACATATGCAAATTTGAAACGGCCAATGCGTTCGATAAGCTCAGGGAATTTTATGATAGCGGAGAAAAATTCGATGTGGTGATACTTGATCCTCCAGCATTTACAAAAACCAGGGCAGCAGTTAAAAGTGCCTGCAGAGGATATAAAGAAATAAATCTAAGGGCTATGAAGATAATAAAAAGCGGCGGCTTTCTAGTTACGGCATCCTGCAGTCAGCATGTTCCTCCTGATTTATTTATGAAAATTATAGCAGATGCAGGGCACGATGCCAAAAAAACATTGAGGCAGGTAGAATATAGAACCCAGGCAAAAGATCATCCAATACTTCTAAGTTCTGCCGAAACATATTATCTTAAATTCTTGATACTACAGGTTATATAG
- a CDS encoding LysE family transporter: protein MGNVYLIVRALYTGLFTGIIIAIPMGPAGIESVRWTISKGFRQGVLVAAGSLITDTIDVMLINFGLLGLVEKNKLLGIFFWLLSGIIIFYVGYKSIKDGKDLNPEKQDEIIRKKEIKSHPVFTGFIINISNPMTHFFWITLSSTVISIWRRAGLLPYFLFAVSMLSGMFISLFGINYFASRGRKVVAPDLSRKFTKILSYGILAIGIGFFINGLYRLYLYLK from the coding sequence TTGGGCAATGTCTATTTAATAGTAAGAGCCCTTTATACGGGATTGTTTACAGGTATTATAATTGCAATACCTATGGGGCCGGCCGGTATTGAATCCGTGAGATGGACTATATCAAAGGGATTCAGGCAGGGAGTTTTGGTGGCGGCAGGCTCTTTGATAACTGACACGATAGATGTAATGTTGATTAATTTCGGGCTTTTAGGCTTGGTTGAGAAAAATAAACTGTTGGGGATATTTTTCTGGTTGCTTTCGGGCATAATTATTTTTTATGTAGGCTATAAGTCTATAAAGGATGGTAAAGATTTGAATCCGGAAAAACAGGATGAAATCATAAGAAAAAAGGAAATAAAGTCTCACCCTGTGTTTACCGGTTTTATAATCAATATTTCCAATCCCATGACGCATTTTTTCTGGATAACGCTAAGCAGTACCGTTATAAGTATATGGAGAAGAGCCGGCCTTCTTCCATATTTCTTATTTGCCGTATCGATGCTCTCAGGTATGTTTATCAGTCTATTTGGCATAAACTATTTTGCTTCAAGGGGAAGGAAAGTCGTTGCGCCGGATCTTTCAAGAAAGTTTACAAAAATATTATCCTATGGGATATTAGCGATAGGCATAGGATTTTTTATAAACGGATTATACAGGTTGTATCTTTACCTGAAATAA
- a CDS encoding 2-phosphosulfolactate phosphatase, producing MNIKLMPRVEDIKDEYVLNTDAIVIDMLRATSVIATAINNGAKQVIPVLETKDAINMREKYDDVVLGGERKGLKIPGFDVGNSPLEYTKEFIKGKTLIITTSNGTRAINGCAKAKHIYIGSMVNGPAVAKKASEGDADISIACAGTLGRFSLDDFICAGYIIDELLAIKKYDLDDISFTAHYVYIKNKDDVEGFIKNASHYNYLLSIGMGEDIKYCCQKSIINIVPEYINGSIKL from the coding sequence ATGAATATAAAACTTATGCCAAGAGTTGAAGATATAAAAGATGAATATGTGTTAAATACAGATGCGATAGTAATAGATATGTTAAGAGCAACATCTGTTATAGCTACGGCTATAAATAACGGAGCAAAACAGGTTATTCCCGTTCTTGAAACCAAGGATGCGATAAATATGAGGGAGAAATACGATGATGTGGTGCTTGGAGGCGAGAGAAAGGGATTAAAGATACCAGGCTTTGACGTGGGGAATTCCCCTTTAGAGTATACGAAAGAGTTTATAAAGGGGAAAACCCTTATAATTACAACATCCAACGGTACAAGAGCAATAAACGGTTGTGCCAAAGCCAAGCATATATACATAGGTTCCATGGTAAACGGTCCGGCGGTAGCAAAAAAAGCATCTGAAGGCGATGCCGATATATCCATCGCTTGCGCCGGTACCCTTGGAAGGTTTTCACTGGACGATTTTATATGTGCCGGCTATATAATAGATGAGCTGCTTGCCATAAAAAAATATGACCTCGATGACATAAGCTTTACAGCTCACTATGTTTATATTAAAAATAAAGACGATGTGGAGGGATTTATAAAGAATGCCTCCCATTATAACTATTTGCTGAGCATAGGCATGGGAGAGGATATTAAGTACTGCTGCCAAAAGAGCATCATAAATATAGTACCGGAATATATAAATGGTTCTATAAAACTTTAA